Part of the Pseudobacteriovorax antillogorgiicola genome, ATGAGCAGGTGGCTGCCATTGCCCAAAGTAAGGACGATATCGCTCAAGCGAGCGAGGGTTAGATTTCCGTTTTGATCAGCTAGAAGCTGCCCCATAAAGGCCCCAGCCTTGTTACACAAGTCTGGGGCCTATGGAGGATTTAGGGCCTTTTTTAAGGGCCTTTAGAAACCGCGTCTCGATTCAAAAAGTCAGCAACCCAGTGATTGAGGCTCTGACCGCCTGCCCGCTTACTATAAAAGCTGCCACCCGATAAACTCGTATGATCGGTACCCTCTGTGAGATAGAACACCGATTGATTGCTTAGTATATCATCTCGCATCTCGAACATACCTGCTCGAAAGGTCGATGCTGGCGTCGAGGGAAATATCACCCGGCAATTGTTTCTTCCGTAGCCAAAAAAGAGACGTATGACAGAATCGGAAAGACTTGAAACATAGCCAAAGTCTCGATCTGGATACTTATCCTCAAGAAACACTGGTAGCTGTGCGAGGCCTCCTCCGTTCGAACTTTGGCAATCACTGCAATCTTTGGGTAGCGTATCATTAAGTCCCCACAGCTGGCGCCAGCGATTCTGTAGACATGGTGCTAGATAATCATCTGAGAAAACGATTCCCGAATCGTCAATCATATGGACTGGCACATCACCAAAGATTTCTTGAGTTTGGTCATAGTTCCAAACAGCTCCAAAGCCACCAGCACTCTCTCCAGTTAGCAGAACTTGATCAGCCTTGCTAAAGGTAGGTGCAATCCTTTCTAGAAAGCGAGTCATATTGCGAAAACCAACAAACTTCTGGTTTTGAATCCTGCTAGAGACGTAACCGTTATCATTCGACCCAGCATAGACATCACCAGTACAGTAGGGAACGAAGACTATATTCCAGTTTGCAACAGGATTGCTGCTATCGCTCCGGTCAAACACGCCTTGCGCGCCTGGTGGTGTGCGTGATACTCGGCTTGGGGATAGGCTACAGGTTTGGCTATTGAAGCATGCTCCGCCGCCTTCCAAGAAGATCATCACATTATCAGATTCGTTACTATAGTTAACAAAAAAACCAGCGTTCGAGCCATCACGACAGGAACTTTCAGGAACTTCGATCCACTGCCAAGTATTGGGCGTAAAACTTGGCAAGGGTTCCTTCCACTCTTGGGCCGAGGAATAGGTCCCCAACCCGAGCCCGAAAAGGCTCAAGACTCCTACTTTAAGGTATTTCATATCCCCTCCTATACCCTAACAAATTGTAGGGGCTGCTCCGAAGAACAGCCCAGGCACTTACATGGTCATTGGCACCATAATTTTGATGTTATCGATGGACCAGCCATCTCTGGTGACGGAGCCATCAGTCTTCAAGCGAAATCTGAATGCAAAGGACTGGGCGTTGTCCAATAGACTTCGAAGCTCGAAATACTCTGTCGACCATTCTGAATTACCGTTGTAGGACTTTAGTTCAGTCCACTCACCGTCGTCGACTTTGATCTCTAGATAACCATAGTCGTAACGGGTTTCTAAATCATACTTAGTATCAAACGCAAGAAGCATGTCTTGGCTTGTTACAGTCACTGAAGATGATACCAATGAAATATCAATACTATTGCTATAACCTCCTTCAGGACTATCTGTAATATAGGAATTTTCATTCTCTAATGCCACTCCCCATGGCGCGTCGATATTTGCAAAGAGATCTAGGCTTCCTTCGTTGTTAATAATGATATCGGCTTCGCGAACAGAGAAGGCTAAGCTTTCGGAAACACCGGAAGCATTGCCAACATTGTCGAAAGCCCTAAGAGCTAGAAAGCCCTTTTGATTGAAATCTAATTTGCTGATAGTGCCAGAAACCATGCCATCCATCGACTGAATATCAGAAAACTCAAACTTAGTGGCAGAACTCCAATTTTCTTCGTCGATCATTTGATCCGAGATTCTTACTTCATACCGGCTAGCTTCTCCTTCTAGACCATCATCGCCTGAGGCTTGCCAAGTGACATCGATAGATTTAAGGCCTGCATTCGCAAGTGCCAACGAATCGGGAATCGAAGGGTCAATCTCATCTAACTCTAAAGCTGACAATGCATTGATTCGCCCAAACTTTACTCGCCCAGAAAGGCTAGGTAGCACTGTGGCAGTGGCAAGGATTCGATCTCTGATTTGGGAATGGCTTAAGTCTGGAAACTGAGCTTTGACAAGTGCTGCTAAGCCGGCAACATGAGGCGTAGCCATGGATGTCCCACTTTTGTAGCCATAATTTCCACCTGGCACAGTGGAATATATATCTGTTCCCGGCGCTGCTACATCTACACTAGTAGCTCCATAACTCGAAAACGAGGAAAGCTGATCATCACTATCGGTGGAAGCCACAGCAATGATATTGTCAATTTCGTATGAGGACGGGAAGTGAGGCCGTGCGTCGTTGTCTGATGAGCTATTGCCAGCTGCCGCCACAAATAGAATACCTGCTTCGTTTGCTCCTTCAATGGCTTCACGAATGATGTCAGAAGCAGCACCCCCTCCCCAGCTATTGCTGGTGAGATCAACTCCCAAGCTGGTTGCGTAGCTAATCGCTGCTGCCAATGCATCCGTAGTGGTAGAGCCAGAGTCTGAAAAAACTTTGAGGCCCACTAGGGAGACATCCCAGTTGACACCAACTACCCCGATATCGTTGTTTCCTTTAGCTCCTATGGTACCAGCACAGTGAGTCCCATGGGAGTTGCCATCCAACGGATCGTTGTCATTATTATAGAAGTCCCAGCCTCGCCAATCATCAACAAAACCATTGCCGTCGTCATCAAGCCCATTGCTACTCTTATCATTACCTTCTTCATCCAACCCTGTCTCACCTGGGTTAGTCCAAATGTTATCTTTAAGATCTGGATGATTGTAGTCGATTCCAGTATCAATGATCCCAACCAAAACATCTTTAGATCCTGTGTTGCTGTCCCATGCTAGAGACGCACCAATATCTTTGCTAGTCTTCTGACCATCTTCACCTAAATTGCGAAGTCCGTATAGTTTAGCGAATTCTGGATCGTTCGGCAGAGTTTCGTAGAGCTGATAAACAACGTTGGCTTCAACAATTTCCACTTCAGGCATGGCATCCAATGCCTTCGCAATTTCCTTGAGCCCGGCTACACTACGAACTACAGAGAAATCGAGTACCGCAGTCGTCTCTTGAGACAGAGTCCGTAAACCTGATGGCTTCGGCAATGTTTTTAAAATTTTGTCTTTTAGCTCATCTGGAACTCCAGACTTAAACTTTACCAGTAGCTGACCAGGAACATGCTGGTGATCAAGGTTATAGGATTTCTGCGTTTGTCCTTGGGCCGAAAGACACAGACCAAGAACTCCCCACGCAAGCACAAAAAGGTATCTCATACACTGACCTCATGATTGGGGTAACAATAAACAATAAAACACCAACAGCTCGAAACGAGCTGAGATCAATCAAGCTTGTAAGTAAGAATGGGCGTTCGTTGTTCTAGCCTCGTCTACCAAATTGAGAACTCAATCCGGCAGATCACTAGCAGCATGGAAGCAGCGTGATTCAGACAACTTTTTTATGGGAACTTCTTACAACTATTATAAGACTTTCTAGATCTATCTGTAAAATCTATTTTTTAGATGAGGCGTGATCTGTTTGGCGAGGCTTGGCAATCGCCCTTAACCTTTCGGAGAAGGGCGAACAATTTACCATAGTTTTTCAAGATCTATAGCAACCGGGCAGTGATCGGAACCCATGACGTCGCTTAGAATGCGGGCATCGGCGACACGATCTTGGATTCTTTCTGAAACACAAAAGTAATCGATCCGCCAACCCACATTTCGTTCCCTCGCGCGAGTTCGATAACTCCACCAAGTGTAGTTTTGGGGATCTTGATTGAAGATGCGAAAGGTATCCACGAAACCTGACTGAACAATCTTGGTAAAGTTTGCTCGTTCTTGAGGTGTGAATCCCGCATTCTTAACATTTGCTGCTGGGTTCGCAATATCAATTTCTTTGTGAGCCACATTCAGATCACCACAGAACACCACTGGCTTTGATTTATCAAGCTTCTTCACATAGCTCAGGAAGGCTTTATCCCACTCCTTTGTTCGATAATCCAAACGTTTGAGACCCGTCTGAGAATTCGGCGTATAGACCGTAACAAGGAAGAACTTATCAAACTCTAGAGTTAAGACTCGACCTTCATTATCATGTTCTTCAACCCCTAGCCCGTAGCGAACATCCTTTGGCTTCACACTTGTGAAAATCGCGGTCCCAGAATAGCCCTTCTTTTCAGCACTATTCCAGTATTGATAATAGCCATCGATTTCAATGTCCACCTGATCTTGCTGAGCCTTTGTCTCCTGAAGGCAAAGGATATCAGGCTGATACTCCTCAAAGAACTCCCAGAAGTTCTTACCAAGAACAGCTCTGATACCGTTCACGTTCCATGAAATAAGAGTTTTTGTCATGTTCTAACTCAACAGTTTTTTGATTTCAGAACTAGCTTCTTGCAAAGCCTTGTCAATACCTTCAAGTTTGGTGCCTCCAGCTTGTGCCATATCTGGCTTGCCACCACCCCGTCCATCGATATGGGGAGCCAAGACCTTGATCAAGTCACCAGACTTGAAGCCTTTGGCGACCGCCTTGCCTTTAGCGGCGAGAAGGAGAGCCTTCCCGGTACTTGCCTGCTTCATCCCTAAGACAACAATTAGAGAGTCGTCTTTTTGTCGAACTCTATCTGATACATCTCTCAGGGTCTTAACCCCCTGATCATCCTCTGGAACAAGATAAGTTAGTACCTTACAATCACCGACAGATTCGGCCTGACCCACCAAAGCATCTAGCTCATTGGCGATAGACTGAGATTTTAGTTCATCAAGTTGACGTCTTAGATCTTTCTCTGCCAGCACAAGCTTCTCAACCCGCCCCAGAACTTCCTCAGCACTACTTACTTTGAAGCGATCCTTCACAAGACGCGCATCATGATCTTGCGCAGATAGATAGTTGAATGCCTGCTTTGAAGTGTATGCCACAATACGTCGAACTCCAGCAGCAATACTAGATTCTGCCACAATCTTAAAGATGTTGATTTCAGAAGTGCTACGAACATGACAGCCACCGCATAGTTCCGTAGAAAAATCTCCAACTCGCACAACTCTTACAACATCTCCGTACTTTTCACCAAAGAAGGCGATGGCACCAGCCTCAACGGCTTCATCCCTGCCCATCTCTTGATGAATCACCGGACTATTGCTCCAGATTCTTTGATTGATCTTATCTTCAATGGTTTTGATTTCTTCGTTAGTAAGCGACTGAAAGTGCGAGAAGTCGAATCTCAGCAGCTCATCATTAACCAACGAACCTGCCTGCTTCACATGATCGCCCAAGGTATCCCGAAGGGCCCAATGAAGCATGTGAGTGGCCGTATGGTTACGTTCGGTCAGCCGACGAGTTTCCTCATCAGTTTGCTGATGGTACTTACCTCCTACTTTGATAGAGCCGTCTGTCAC contains:
- a CDS encoding S8 family peptidase → MRYLFVLAWGVLGLCLSAQGQTQKSYNLDHQHVPGQLLVKFKSGVPDELKDKILKTLPKPSGLRTLSQETTAVLDFSVVRSVAGLKEIAKALDAMPEVEIVEANVVYQLYETLPNDPEFAKLYGLRNLGEDGQKTSKDIGASLAWDSNTGSKDVLVGIIDTGIDYNHPDLKDNIWTNPGETGLDEEGNDKSSNGLDDDGNGFVDDWRGWDFYNNDNDPLDGNSHGTHCAGTIGAKGNNDIGVVGVNWDVSLVGLKVFSDSGSTTTDALAAAISYATSLGVDLTSNSWGGGAASDIIREAIEGANEAGILFVAAAGNSSSDNDARPHFPSSYEIDNIIAVASTDSDDQLSSFSSYGATSVDVAAPGTDIYSTVPGGNYGYKSGTSMATPHVAGLAALVKAQFPDLSHSQIRDRILATATVLPSLSGRVKFGRINALSALELDEIDPSIPDSLALANAGLKSIDVTWQASGDDGLEGEASRYEVRISDQMIDEENWSSATKFEFSDIQSMDGMVSGTISKLDFNQKGFLALRAFDNVGNASGVSESLAFSVREADIIINNEGSLDLFANIDAPWGVALENENSYITDSPEGGYSNSIDISLVSSSVTVTSQDMLLAFDTKYDLETRYDYGYLEIKVDDGEWTELKSYNGNSEWSTEYFELRSLLDNAQSFAFRFRLKTDGSVTRDGWSIDNIKIMVPMTM
- a CDS encoding exodeoxyribonuclease III; translated protein: MTKTLISWNVNGIRAVLGKNFWEFFEEYQPDILCLQETKAQQDQVDIEIDGYYQYWNSAEKKGYSGTAIFTSVKPKDVRYGLGVEEHDNEGRVLTLEFDKFFLVTVYTPNSQTGLKRLDYRTKEWDKAFLSYVKKLDKSKPVVFCGDLNVAHKEIDIANPAANVKNAGFTPQERANFTKIVQSGFVDTFRIFNQDPQNYTWWSYRTRARERNVGWRIDYFCVSERIQDRVADARILSDVMGSDHCPVAIDLEKLW
- a CDS encoding pectin acetylesterase-family hydrolase, yielding MKYLKVGVLSLFGLGLGTYSSAQEWKEPLPSFTPNTWQWIEVPESSCRDGSNAGFFVNYSNESDNVMIFLEGGGACFNSQTCSLSPSRVSRTPPGAQGVFDRSDSSNPVANWNIVFVPYCTGDVYAGSNDNGYVSSRIQNQKFVGFRNMTRFLERIAPTFSKADQVLLTGESAGGFGAVWNYDQTQEIFGDVPVHMIDDSGIVFSDDYLAPCLQNRWRQLWGLNDTLPKDCSDCQSSNGGGLAQLPVFLEDKYPDRDFGYVSSLSDSVIRLFFGYGRNNCRVIFPSTPASTFRAGMFEMRDDILSNQSVFYLTEGTDHTSLSGGSFYSKRAGGQSLNHWVADFLNRDAVSKGP